The sequence below is a genomic window from bacterium.
CTCATGCAAGGTAGCCATGCACGAGAATACAGCAGAGAAAACAGACTTAACTCACTCATCCGCAACCACTAGCCGCGCTCACTTTCAACGGCATTTCCGCCACGCTTGCCCTGAGAGACAACCCATGGTCAACCCGGAAACACACCTAACACTTTCACCACTGGAAGGTAAGCTGGACCTGTCCCTGCCTCCCCCCTCACCCCCGGGAGGCTACCCGCAGCAGTCACCTGCGGGCCATTTGGTGCTGCTCTTGGAACCAGATGAGGGGCTGGCTCTGGGGTCATCTTCCCGGTTAGCCATCGGAAGCACTGAAGCACTGCACCAGTCAAGCGTTCCCGGACTTCTAACCAGACCTAGCCGGGGACTGTCCCTGTAAGCTATCCGGGGACTACCCCCCGAATGAGTTGGTGAACCCGGGAGGGAGGCGGGGGGGCTAACCAAGGACAGTCACCCTATTCCGGGATGCTCGGGACATCAAATGAGCCCACATCTAGCAGCCGACAGCAACGTAATTCAAGATTGTAGATTGACTATTGGCGGGCCGGTTGACGGGCAGCAAGGCCGGACTATACTGATGAGTGGCTGTGAAGCACAGGCCGCTGCTCTATCTTGAGACATCGCTGTTCGGCTTCTATTTCGACTCCGAGCCGCGTAATGCATCCCGCCGTGAAGCAGTTGTCGGCATGTTCGACCAGGTTCGACTAGGGATTCTCGATGCCGCCACGTCGTCGCGCACGGTTCTCGAACTCAACCTGGCGGCGGAGCCTCTCCGGTCGAAGTTGCTGTCGCTGCTCGCAGACACTCGATTGCTCGACGTTGATGATTCGGAGGCAGAACGCCTGGCAGCCGCCTGCCTGCGTGAGGGTGTGATACCCGTGAAGGAAGTGGAGGATGCGCGTCACGTCGCGTACGCGACCGTTGGCCGGGCCGACGTGCTGGTGTCTCTGAACCTCCGTCACCTTGCCAACGAGTGGGCTGAACGCAACATCGGAGCTGTGAACCTGCGCGAGGGCTATCAGCTCATCAGCATCCGAATGCCAGAAGAGGTACTGAGATATGAAGGTTGACGGTATGGATTGGATGGACTGGCTCCACAAGGTCCGGCACGAGTCCGAGGATGAACGGAAGCGACTCGGCTTGAGCGGCGAGGAATGGCTAAGGCAGGGCCGGGTTCGGGCCGAGGCCATCATGGCCGAGTTGGCCCGCGAGCATCCTCCGGTAGCCCGCGACCGGAATGCCGACGATAGACGCTGACCGCAGGACACTCCGTTTGGCCTAACCCGACGAGATTGGCAGCAACGGACTGCCGCCCGAGCTACGGCTTAGGTTTGACTGTTAGTGTTATCGGATTGGACCAGGCGATGCCCTGCCACATGTCGAACTTGCGGCCGTAGTCTTTGATACCGACCAGTTTGAGCCGGAACTGGAAGGTGGAGACGTCTTCCGGAATCCATGTGCGCACGTATCGGCTGACCGTGTAGCTCTGGTTCGGTTCGAGCCGGACTACGTCGGTCGAGTCCATCCACGTCGCGATGAGCGCTCTGCCCGGCCACTCAACCGGCGAGGGACGAGGGGTTAGGGGCGAGGGACTGAGAAGGTGGTAGAAGACGAGTTGTTCTTTCCAGTCTCGCTTGATGAGTAGGTCGCGGTCGCTCGTGTTGGTTGCCGTAATCCTCAGCCGGAACGTATCGCCGACCCGGAACACGTTCTTGTTGGGTGTGATGTGGACGGCAAGAGGAGCGTCATCGTAGACACCACGCCATAGGCCAAGGGATAATGAAGAACTCAGAAACCAGAAACCAGAAACCAGAATCGCGGCTCGGATTCTGGATGGAACCACAGATGAACGCAGATGAACACAGATTGAGCCCGGAATGGGAACCCGACGAACGCTCACTCGACCCGTCATTCCGGCCGCTCGAACCCTTGAACCCTCGACCCCTCGAACCCTGTCGTCAGTCCACATCCAACGACTCAATGGCCAGTTCCTGGCCGGAGATGATGTCGCCGCCGGCATTGCAACTGCACATCTCCTCTACTTTGCCGAACTCGGCGCCGCACTTGGGACAACGGATGCGCAGCGGCACCCGCTTGAATTCAAGCGCAGCCGCGGCCGCGGCCGTGCCCTTCTTCATCTCGTCGAAGTAGAACTGGATGCAGTCCGGCACAACGCCACCACCTTCTCCGAGCAGCAGATGGATGCGGTTTATACGCTTGTAGCCGAGTTTCTCTGTCTCGGCCAGTGCCTGGTCGAGAAGCGCGCGGGTGATGGAGTATTCGTGCACGGTATTATCGAGTTACGATTGACGATTGACGATTGCGGGAATATCAGAATCGGGCGGGCTCATTCGACACTCGCCAATCGCCATTCGACAATCTAGGAGATTTCCTTGAGCATTCTCGTCGCCGCCGTGTCCTCTGGTGCGCGCCGGAGCCACTGCTGAAGCATGATGCGCGCTTTGACAGTGTCGCGGGTCTCGTCGAGGTAGAGCCGGCAGAGAGCCTGCAGCGGGTCGGACTGTGTAGAGTCGGCGGCAAGGGCCGCGCGGTAGGTCGACTCGGCCAGCGCAAACTCACCCTTTGCCTCGTGCGCGTACCCGCGCCTCAGCATCAATTCCGGGTCTCGAAAGCCCCGGCTCTCGATTGAATCAAGATAGGCCAGGGCCCGGTCGTACTGATCGTTGAGCATGGCAAACGTCGAGGCGTGGTAGAACAGCGGCACTCTCCGGTCAGGGTCAAGGTCCAGGGCCAGCGCCTTTTCCAGCGCCTGCTGAGCCTCGATGTTTCTGTCCGCCTTCTGGTACTCGCCGGCCAGCGCCACATAGCAGGCAGCGTAGTTGCGCAGCAGGTTGCGCGTGTTCTCGTCCCTGCGCACTCCGGGGTCGAGAATGGAGGTCATGACGTAGACGTCATAGAGCAGGTGCCTCGTCTTCTGCGTGTCAACCTGGCTCACGCCCTGCTCCGGGACTACGCGATTGACCAACCCCTCAAGACGCAGGTTCGGTTCGACATCCACGAGGTTGCTACGGGAAACGGTGGTGGAATAGTAGACCGGCGTACGCGGGTTGTAGCCGGCGGTGAATATCCTGGCCCGGAACTCATCGGGCGTGCAGGCGTAGTCGTCGGGCCATTGCAGCTTGATGCCGGCGCTGGTCGCGAGGATGTCCCGCATCATGACATCCTTGAGCTGGATTTCGCGGTTGTCCCTGCCGGTGAATACTTCCGGTAGCTGGTCGATCTGCGCCTCGGTGAAGGAAATCGGCGCGCCCCAGCGTTTGAGCTGCTTGCAGTACCAGTTGGCATTGAGGAGCGACAGGTTTGCCACCGCCACGTTCTTGCCGAAGTGCGGGTCGTAGTTGGCGACGAGCGACGGCACCGTCTGCAGGAACCAGAGCGGGAATGTGTCGTTGTCGCCGTTGGTGAAGAGGACAGCGTGCTCACCCGGGCAGGATACCAGGAAGTTGTAACCGTACTCGGCCGGAATCCAGTTGCCGTGCCGCGTGACGTCCGGGTAGTTCAGGTACATCGGGACGAACCCGAAGGCGAGCAGAATGCCGGACACGGCATAGGTCGAGGTTGAGGTTAAGGCTGAGGTCAGGCCGGGCGTTCCGAATCTCGACCTTGACCTCAACCTGATCCTTTCGCACCGGTCTGCAACCCGGCGGAGGAAGGCGTAGGCGCCGACGCCCGCGAAGACGGCGTAGAACACGAACGAGAATGCGTAGAAGTAGTCGCGCTCGCGGACTTCGCGGAACTTGAGCAACGGACGAGGGTCCGTTGGCGAGTACTCGAGGTTCAGATAGGTAATCAGGCCAAGCGAAGCGACAAGGAACGCGACGAATATGAGGATGAACGACCGCTTCTCCCGTCGGACCTGGTGCCACATCCCCCAGAGCCCGAGCAGCGGCGTTACGAGCCCGAGCAAAGCCTGCCAACCCACGTGCTGGAAGATGTCGAAGTAACGCGCGTTGCCCCACTGCCAGAAGAAGTAGCGGACGTAGGACTTGACCTGTTCGAAGTACGCCATCGGCAGGCTGAAGTGCACGTTCCGGTTCGTCTGCCAGTCGCCCTCGGTCAGAAACTGGGTGCGGCGCGGGAACAACTTCATCGGGTCGTATTGCTCGCGCTTTAGCACGCTGACGAAGTCCCGCCAGTTCGACGGGTTCACCTCATTGATGGCCGGACCGAGCCTGGCCCGGATGTACATGATGAACTGAACCGACCCGGCGAGGAAGATGAGCCCGAGCATCAGTCCCACGTACCGGGCGTCGAGCTTCCCCTGCCGGTGCAGCCAGTACAGGTACGCGCCGTACCCAGCCACAAAGGCAATCAGTATGGGCGGCGACTGCACCCATCGTTCGATGAAAGCCGCAGTCGGTGAGGCAATGAACAGCACCGTGTCGTCCAGTATTCCGTTGCCGGCCGCCGCGTACCCGATGACGAACACGAGAAACAGCAGGCCGAGCCCGTAGAACGCGCCGGCCGTCTTCTCCGACCGCTCCATCACGCGAAGACCCAGCCAAGTTGCGACAAGCATCAACGGTATGGCCACAAACGTCGCGGGCTTGAGCCCAAGCTCGGTTGCGGTCAGGACCATCAAGTACCCGGCAATCAGCTCAAAGATGCGCAGGTGTAGGACCGCGTCGCGGTCTACGACGAGGGCGAAGAACAGCACCGCGAACATGGCAAGCATGGGCGTGAAGTGGATGCCGGCGGAGAGAAAGAGCAGGAATATGGCGGCAAGGATATAGCGGTTGTCGCCGGTCCCGTCCTTGAGCTTCTCGCGCCAGACCAGAGCCATGTAGAGGACGCACAGAGCCACGACCACGCACGGCCCATATACCTCGGTCTCGACGCTGTTGTCCCAGTAGGAGAAGGCAAAGGCACAGGACAGGGCGCCGAAGACCCCGGCGACGTGGGGCAGCCACCGGAGGTGAGGGACTGGGGACCGGGGACCGTCTGCCGTCTCCCGTCTCCTGTCCCCCGTCTCCCCCGCGAGGCCGATGAGCTTGAGCACGAGCAGGTAGACGAGCCCGCAGGAGAACGCACCGAACAGGACCGGAACCATGTTGGTGCGGAAGGCTGACTCCGGCGAGAACGGAATCAGCGCGAACAGGCGGCCGAAAGCAACGAACAACGGAGTTCCCGGCGGATGAGGAATTCCCATTGTGCAGCAGGCCGCGGCCAGTTCACCGCAGTCCCAGAACGAGGCGGTCGGCGCGACGCTGACCAGATAGGGCACCAGCACGGCCACGAAGACCAGTGCGAAGATGATAATGCGCGTTCCGCGGTCGTTCATCGAGCTGGTTTCCGGAATGACAATAGGGTCAAAGACTCAGGAAGTCAAAGGGCCGGCAGCCAGTCGGGCGAACCCATGACCGGGATCTGAGAAACAGTCACGAGGCCTGATGCTAACGCCGGGGTCGCCGTGAGTCAAATCAGTTCAGACATCTTGAGCGATACAGCGTGGATGATGCCTGAAGAGCCCGGAAAGCTGCCGGAGCTGACGGGCCGCCGCGGAGTCGTTCGGGGTCCGTTGCAGCCACTGCTGGAGCAGGGCCTTGCCCTTGGCCGTGTCACGGAGTCTGTCCAGATAGAACCGGACCAGCGCCTGGACGAAATCGCGCCGGCTCGGGTCTGCGGCCATGGCGCCGAGGTAGGCAGTCTCGGCCCGAGCCAGATCACCCTTACCCTCGCAGGCTTCGCCACGGAGTTGGGCGAGCTCGGGCTGCGCAAACCCCAGCACCCGCATGCTATCAAGCGCCTCCATGGCCCGGTCGAAATGTCCGGCCTCGAGCGCGAACGCAGACAGATGGTAGAGAATCGCCACCTTGTGGTCCGTGTCCAGGTCGAGACGGGCGGCAAGGTCGAGGACGTGCTCGGCATCCTCCGGCCGATTGTCCTTCCGGTACTCATTGGCCAGAGCCATGTACGTTGCCGCATAGGTCAGCAGCATGCCGCGCGTGTTGTCGTCCTTGTGCACCCGTGGGTCGAGGAAGGACTTCATGGCGTAGACTGAATCGACCAGGTAGCGGCTTCTGGGTACGTCAACCATGTCAGACCCCGAGTCCGCTACGACCCTGTACACGAGGCCCTCCAGTCTAAGGTGCGCGCGGACGTCCTGCAGGCTGTGGGGTGAAACGGTGGTCGCGAAGTAGACCGGCGTCCGCGGGTGGTAGCCGGGACCGAAGACCTTGGCCGAGTACTCCTCGGCCGTAGAGGCGAAGTCATCGGGCCATTTG
It includes:
- a CDS encoding hydrogenase maturation nickel metallochaperone HypA, whose protein sequence is MHEYSITRALLDQALAETEKLGYKRINRIHLLLGEGGGVVPDCIQFYFDEMKKGTAAAAAALEFKRVPLRIRCPKCGAEFGKVEEMCSCNAGGDIISGQELAIESLDVD
- a CDS encoding DUF2723 domain-containing protein; this encodes MNDRGTRIIIFALVFVAVLVPYLVSVAPTASFWDCGELAAACCTMGIPHPPGTPLFVAFGRLFALIPFSPESAFRTNMVPVLFGAFSCGLVYLLVLKLIGLAGETGDRRRETADGPRSPVPHLRWLPHVAGVFGALSCAFAFSYWDNSVETEVYGPCVVVALCVLYMALVWREKLKDGTGDNRYILAAIFLLFLSAGIHFTPMLAMFAVLFFALVVDRDAVLHLRIFELIAGYLMVLTATELGLKPATFVAIPLMLVATWLGLRVMERSEKTAGAFYGLGLLFLVFVIGYAAAGNGILDDTVLFIASPTAAFIERWVQSPPILIAFVAGYGAYLYWLHRQGKLDARYVGLMLGLIFLAGSVQFIMYIRARLGPAINEVNPSNWRDFVSVLKREQYDPMKLFPRRTQFLTEGDWQTNRNVHFSLPMAYFEQVKSYVRYFFWQWGNARYFDIFQHVGWQALLGLVTPLLGLWGMWHQVRREKRSFILIFVAFLVASLGLITYLNLEYSPTDPRPLLKFREVRERDYFYAFSFVFYAVFAGVGAYAFLRRVADRCERIRLRSRSRFGTPGLTSALTSTSTYAVSGILLAFGFVPMYLNYPDVTRHGNWIPAEYGYNFLVSCPGEHAVLFTNGDNDTFPLWFLQTVPSLVANYDPHFGKNVAVANLSLLNANWYCKQLKRWGAPISFTEAQIDQLPEVFTGRDNREIQLKDVMMRDILATSAGIKLQWPDDYACTPDEFRARIFTAGYNPRTPVYYSTTVSRSNLVDVEPNLRLEGLVNRVVPEQGVSQVDTQKTRHLLYDVYVMTSILDPGVRRDENTRNLLRNYAACYVALAGEYQKADRNIEAQQALEKALALDLDPDRRVPLFYHASTFAMLNDQYDRALAYLDSIESRGFRDPELMLRRGYAHEAKGEFALAESTYRAALAADSTQSDPLQALCRLYLDETRDTVKARIMLQQWLRRAPEDTAATRMLKEIS